A section of the Tamandua tetradactyla isolate mTamTet1 chromosome 4, mTamTet1.pri, whole genome shotgun sequence genome encodes:
- the SCAMP3 gene encoding secretory carrier-associated membrane protein 3 isoform X2 — MAQSRDDGNPFAEPNELDNPFQPPPAYEPPAPAPLPPPSAPPLQPSRKLSPPEPKNYGSYSTQASAAAATAELLKKQEELNRKAEELDRRERELQHAALGGTATRQNNWPPLPSFFPVQPCFFQDISMEIPQEFQKTVSTMYYLWMCSTLALLLNFLACLASFCVDTSNGSGFGLSILWVLLFTPCSFVCWYRPMYKAFRSDSSFNFFVFFFIFFVQDVLFVLQAIGIPGWGFSGWISALVVLHSNKAVAVLMLLVALFFTGISVLGIVMLKRIHSLYRRTGASFQKAQQEFAAGVFSNPAVRTAAANAAAGAAENAFRAP, encoded by the exons ATGGCACAGAGCAGAGATGACGGCAATCCGTTCGCCGAGCCCAACGAGCTTGATAACCCGTTTCAG CCACCACCAGCCTATGagcctcctgcccctgccccattgCCACCACCCTCGGCTCCACCTTTGCAGCCCTCACGGAAGCTCAGCCCCCCAGAACCCAAGAATTATGGCTCCTACAGCACCCAG GCTTCAGCTGCAGCCGCCACAGCTGAACTGCTAAAGAAGCAAGAAGAGCTCAACCGGAAGGCAGAGGAGTTGGATCGGAGGGAGCGAGAGCTGCAGCATGCTGCCCTAGGAGGCACAGCTA CTCGACAGAACAATTGGCCCCCGCTACCTTCTTTTTTCCCAGTCCAGCCCTGCTTTTTCCAggacatctccatggagatcccCCAAGAATTTCAGAAAACAGTATCTACCATGTACTACCTCTGGATGT GCAGCACCCTGGCTCTTCTCCTGAACTTCCTTGCCTGCCTGGCGAGCTTCTGTGTGGATACCAGTAATGGCTCAGGCTTTGGGCTTTCCATCCTCTGGGTCCTCCTTTTTACTCCCTGCTCCTTTGTCTGCTGGTACCGGCCCATGTACAAGGCTTTCCG GAGCGACAGTTCATTCAATTTCTtcgttttcttcttcattttttttgtccaGGATGTTCTTTTTGTGCTCCAGGCCATTGGCATCCCGGGTTGGGGGTTCAG TGGCTGGATCTCAGCTCTGGTGGTGCTACACAGCAATAAGGCTGTAGCTGTGCTAATGCTGCTGGTCGCTCTGTTCTTCACTGGCATCTCTGTGCTGGGAATTGTGATGCTAAAGCGG ATCCATTCCCTATACCGCCGCACAGGTGCCAGCTTTCAAAAGGCCCAACAAGAATTTGCCGCTGGGGTCTTCTCCAACCCTGCAGTGCGAACCGCAGCAGCCAACGCGGCCGCTGGGGCTGCTGAAAATGCCTTCCGGGCCCCATGA
- the SCAMP3 gene encoding secretory carrier-associated membrane protein 3 isoform X1, with protein sequence MAQSRDDGNPFAEPNELDNPFQDPAVIQHRPSPQYATLDVYNPFETREPPPAYEPPAPAPLPPPSAPPLQPSRKLSPPEPKNYGSYSTQASAAAATAELLKKQEELNRKAEELDRRERELQHAALGGTATRQNNWPPLPSFFPVQPCFFQDISMEIPQEFQKTVSTMYYLWMCSTLALLLNFLACLASFCVDTSNGSGFGLSILWVLLFTPCSFVCWYRPMYKAFRSDSSFNFFVFFFIFFVQDVLFVLQAIGIPGWGFSGWISALVVLHSNKAVAVLMLLVALFFTGISVLGIVMLKRIHSLYRRTGASFQKAQQEFAAGVFSNPAVRTAAANAAAGAAENAFRAP encoded by the exons ATGGCACAGAGCAGAGATGACGGCAATCCGTTCGCCGAGCCCAACGAGCTTGATAACCCGTTTCAG GACCCGGCTGTGATCCAGCACCGACCCAGTCCACAATATGCCACTCTTGACGTCTACAACCCTTTTGAGACCCGGGAG CCACCACCAGCCTATGagcctcctgcccctgccccattgCCACCACCCTCGGCTCCACCTTTGCAGCCCTCACGGAAGCTCAGCCCCCCAGAACCCAAGAATTATGGCTCCTACAGCACCCAG GCTTCAGCTGCAGCCGCCACAGCTGAACTGCTAAAGAAGCAAGAAGAGCTCAACCGGAAGGCAGAGGAGTTGGATCGGAGGGAGCGAGAGCTGCAGCATGCTGCCCTAGGAGGCACAGCTA CTCGACAGAACAATTGGCCCCCGCTACCTTCTTTTTTCCCAGTCCAGCCCTGCTTTTTCCAggacatctccatggagatcccCCAAGAATTTCAGAAAACAGTATCTACCATGTACTACCTCTGGATGT GCAGCACCCTGGCTCTTCTCCTGAACTTCCTTGCCTGCCTGGCGAGCTTCTGTGTGGATACCAGTAATGGCTCAGGCTTTGGGCTTTCCATCCTCTGGGTCCTCCTTTTTACTCCCTGCTCCTTTGTCTGCTGGTACCGGCCCATGTACAAGGCTTTCCG GAGCGACAGTTCATTCAATTTCTtcgttttcttcttcattttttttgtccaGGATGTTCTTTTTGTGCTCCAGGCCATTGGCATCCCGGGTTGGGGGTTCAG TGGCTGGATCTCAGCTCTGGTGGTGCTACACAGCAATAAGGCTGTAGCTGTGCTAATGCTGCTGGTCGCTCTGTTCTTCACTGGCATCTCTGTGCTGGGAATTGTGATGCTAAAGCGG ATCCATTCCCTATACCGCCGCACAGGTGCCAGCTTTCAAAAGGCCCAACAAGAATTTGCCGCTGGGGTCTTCTCCAACCCTGCAGTGCGAACCGCAGCAGCCAACGCGGCCGCTGGGGCTGCTGAAAATGCCTTCCGGGCCCCATGA